The DNA window GAATTACCATCTACAATGATGTATTCAATATCATCATAATTTTGTTCTAATACACTTTTAATGGCTTTCCCTATCGTCGCTTTTCTATTGTAACAAACCGTGATTATAGTAACTCTCATAATAATATTTTTTAAAGCCCTAAGAATAATTCATCTTAACTGAGGGTAAAATTATAGGAAAGAGATGCTACAAAAAAATGTTCTCGATGAAACACCACAATACTCGTTAAAAACACAAAAACCGTGTCACTGAAAGGCAAAAACCTGAAAATTTGAGCCCTATTATTGTAATAAAAAAAGCTACATCTTTAATGAACTGCCAAGTAATGCTACTCTTTAAACTAACATGCTCGGCTCAAATTGAGCCGAGCATGTTAGTTCGTAAAAAGGTTTATCTAACCTATTAGATATTCATTAAAAGTTTGTCAAAATAACTAATAGTAGCAATCAAACCTTCTCGTAGTTGTATTTTCGGTTCCCAACCCTGCAGCTTCTCTTTCGCTAAAGTGATATCGGGTTGTCTTTGTTTTGGATCGTCTTGAGGCAAATCAAGATGAATAATTTTCGATTTTGATCCTGTCAATTCGATGATGGCTTGTGCCAATTCTAGCATTGTAAATTCATTAGGGTTTCCCAAATTTACGGGCCCCAAAAAATCGGGACCAGAAGCCATCATCCTGATCATTCCTTCAACCAAATCGTCTACATATTGAAACGAGCGGGTTTGTAAACCGTCGCCAAAGATCGTAATATCATTTCCTTGTAGGGCTTGCACTATAAAATTTGATACCACGCGCCCATCGGCCGGATTCATATTAGGGCCGTAGGTGTTAAAAATCCTAATAATTTTGATGGCCACATTATTCTGATTGTGATAATCCATAAATAATGTTTCGGCACAACGTTTGCCTTCGTCATAGCAAGAACGAATTCCTATCGGATTTACGTGTCCCCAATAACTTTCTGGTTGGGGGTGCACTAGCGGATCTCCATAAACCTCACTAGTGCTGGCTTGTAACACTTTAGCCTGAACCCTTTTTGCCAGTCCCAAAACATTTATGGCTCCCATTACGGAGGTTTTAATTGTTTTTATGGGATTGTATTGGTAATGTACTGGCGATGCCGGGCAAGCCAAATTGTAGATTTCATCAACCTCAGCATAATA is part of the Flavobacterium nackdongense genome and encodes:
- a CDS encoding UDP-glucuronic acid decarboxylase family protein, producing MKKILITGGAGFVGSHLCKRLLNEGNEVICLDNYFTGAKSNIIDMLDHPYFEMVRHDITEPYYAEVDEIYNLACPASPVHYQYNPIKTIKTSVMGAINVLGLAKRVQAKVLQASTSEVYGDPLVHPQPESYWGHVNPIGIRSCYDEGKRCAETLFMDYHNQNNVAIKIIRIFNTYGPNMNPADGRVVSNFIVQALQGNDITIFGDGLQTRSFQYVDDLVEGMIRMMASGPDFLGPVNLGNPNEFTMLELAQAIIELTGSKSKIIHLDLPQDDPKQRQPDITLAKEKLQGWEPKIQLREGLIATISYFDKLLMNI